One genomic window of Magnolia sinica isolate HGM2019 chromosome 3, MsV1, whole genome shotgun sequence includes the following:
- the LOC131241392 gene encoding germin-like protein 11-1 translates to MKSSVSFIIFLLYSLSINIKTCLSDSGPLQDTCPTSPEVGKPIFINGFPCKNPATIIASDFKTSKLNHAGDIDNFLRSSMNVVTAADFPGLNTLGLSVARTDIAVDGMVPPHSHPRASEMFYVSRGIIIAGFIDSSNRLFQKILREGDVYMFPRGLLHFSVNGGYDLATAFSVLNSQNPGVVHIAGAMFMSDSNMEWLVQRIRNATIGAMPHLIVDN, encoded by the coding sequence ATGAAATCCTCTGTTTCCttcatcattttccttctctATTCCCTCTCCATCAATATAAAAACATGCCTATCAGACAGTGGCCCACTTCAGGACACTTGCCCCACATCACCCGAAGTCGGAAAACCCATATTCATCAACGGATTCCCATGCAAGAATCCGGCCACCATCATTGCTTCCGACTTCAAGACCTCAAAACTCAACCATGCGGGGGATATCGACAACTTCCTGCGTTCATCGATGAATGTTGTCACTGCTGCTGATTTCCCTGGCCTAAACACTCTCGGCCTATCGGTTGCTAGGACCGACATCGCGGTCGATGGCATGGTCCCGCCTCACTCTCACCCACGGGCTTCAGAGATGTTCTACGTGAGCCGGGGCATCATAATTGCCGGATTCATTGACAGTTCCAACCGTTTGTTTCAAAAGATTCTACGTGAAGGCGATGTGTACATGTTCCCACGCGGGCTGCTCCACTTCAGCGTGAACGGTGGGTATGATCTTGCGACCGCATTCTCTGTACTGAACAGCCAGAATCCAGGCGTTGTGCACATTGCAGGCGCCATGTTCATGTCGGATTCGAACATGGAGTGGCTTGTACAGAGAATCAGGAACGCAACGATTGGTGCAATGCCACATTTGATTGTTGATAATTAA
- the LOC131239235 gene encoding respiratory burst oxidase homolog protein C-like: MQNMGTVDGRSSLPENHSDNESIGNGDRIAFSGPLVNKSVGNGDRIAFSGPLVNKSVGNGDRIAFSGPLVNKRGGRKSARFNIPESTIIGGNGGASSSKDEEYVEITLNVRDDSVEFHSVKAVSGSENENPEVRLLTRTLEKRPSFGSSVIQTASSRIKQVSQELRRLASNTRRPTAARFDRTKSAAVYALKGLKFISKTDGGAGWAVVEKRFDELAVDGALPRSAFGQCIGMKESKEFAGELFDALIRRRNIMGNSITKSELKEFWEQISDQSFDSRLQTFFDMVDKNADGRITEEEVKEIITISASANKLSKIQEQAEEYAALIMEELDRDNLGYIEIYSLETLLLQAPPQPTRGRTTDSRNLSQMLSQKLKPTEESNPIRRVYQKTKYFVEDSWQRIWVIALWIGIMSVLFAYKFVQYRNKAVFHIMGYCVCSAKGAAETLKFNMALILLPVCRNTITWLRNKTKLGVIVPFDDNLNFHKVIAVAIAIGVGIHAGAHLTCDFPRLLHATKEEYGPMKPFFGNNQPSNYWWFLDGIEGVTGMIMVILMTIAFTLATPSFRRNKLKLPRPLHKLTGFNAFWYSHHLFVIVYVLLIVHGIYLYLSKEWYKKTTWMYLAIPVALYGCERLIRAFRSSIKPVTILKVAVYPGNVLALHMSKPQGFKYKSGQYMFINCAAVSPFEWHPFSITSAPRDDYLSVHIRTLGDWTRQLKTVFSEVCQPPTAGKSGLLRADMQGGICPNFPRVLIDAPYGAPAQDYKKYEVVLLVGLGIGATPFISIVKDIVNNMKARDEEEEEEELEKGRRPTTPSNRRKGGGFKTRQAYFYWVTREQGSFDWFKGIMNEVAESDHKGAIELHNYCTSVYEEGDARSALIAMLQSLNHAKNGVDVVSGTRVKSHFAKPNWRNVYKRIALNHRDQRVGVFYCGAAGLTEELRQLALDFSHKTSTKFDFHKENF, translated from the exons ATGCAGAACATGGGCACAGTAGATGGGCGGAGCTCGCTCCCTGAAAACCACTCCGACAATGAGAGCATTGGCAACGGTGATCGCATCGCCTTCAGCGGACCGCTGGTGAATAAAAGCGTCGGCAACGGTGATCGCATCGCCTTCAGCGGACCGCTGGTGAATAAAAGCGTCGGCAACGGTGATCGCATCGCCTTCAGCGGACCGCTGGTGAATAAACGAGGCGGGAGAAAGAGTGCAAGATTCAACATCCCGGAAAGTACTATTATTGGTGGCAATGGCGGTGCCAGCTCTAGCAAAGATGAGGAATATGTAGAAATCACTCTCAATGTTCGTGATGACTCTGTGGAGTTCCACAGCGTCAAGGCGGTCAGCGGATCTGAGAATGAGAACCCGGAAGTGAGATTGTTGACACGGACACTCGAGAAACGGCCATCGTTTGGTTCGTCTGTGATTCAGACCGCCTCGTCGCGGATCAAACAGGTGTCGCAGGAGCTGAGACGACTcgcatcaaacactcggcgaccTACTGCGGCTCGGTTTGACCGGACCAAATCGGCCGCAGTGTATGCATTGAAGGGTCTGAAATTCATCAGCAAGACAGATGGTGGAGCTGGGTGGGCGGTGGTGGAGAAGCGGTTTGATGAGCTTGCTGTTGATGGAGCCCTTCCCCGCTCAGCTTTCGGGCAATGCATAG GTATGAAGGAATCAAAGGAGTTTGCAGGAGAGCTTTTCGATGCACTGATTCGTAGGAGGAATATAATGGGGAATTCAATTACTAAATCGGAGCTGAAAGAGTTTTGGGAGCAGATTTCTGATCAAAGCTTTGACTCAAGGCTACAAACCTTCTTTGATAT GGTGGATAAAAATGCGGATGGCCGAATAACCGAAGAAGAAGTAAAGGAG ATTATTACAATCAGTGCTTCTGCAAACAAGCTCTCGAAGATCCAAGAACAGGCTGAGGAATACGCTGCATTGATCATGGAAGAGCTCGACCGAGACAATCTGGGCTACATTGAG ATCTACAGTCTGGAGACATTATTGTTGCAAGCCCCACCTCAGCCTACTAGAGGACGGACGACGGATAGCCGGAACCTGAGTCAGATGCTGAGTCAGAAGCTGAAACCAACGGAAGAGAGTAACCCGATTCGACGAGTGTACCAAAAAACTAAATACTTTGTAGAAGATAGCTGGCAGAGAATTTGGGTAATTGCACTGTGGATCGGGATCATGTCGGTCCTGTTCGCATACAAGTTTGTGCAGTATCGGAACAAGGCTGTCTTCCACATAATGGGCTATTGCGTCTGCAGCGCCAAAGGTGCGGCCGAGACGCTTAAGTTCAACATGGCACTGATTCTACTACCCGTTTGCCGGAACACCATCACCTGGCTTAGGAACAAGACAAAGCTAGGCGTCATCGTGCCGTTTGATGACAACTTGAATTTCCACAAG GTCATTGCAGTTGCAATCGCAATCGGCGTCGGAATACATGCTGGTGCACATCTAACATGCGATTTTCCTCGTCTTCTTCACGCAACCAAAGAGGAGTACGGGCCAATGAAGCCCTTCTTTGGCAACAATCAGCCATCCAACTATTGGTggtttcttgatggcatcgaaggcgtGACGGGTATGATAATGGTGATCTTGATGACGATCGCATTCACTCTAGCCACCCCGTCATTCCGCCGCAACAAACTCAAGCTCCCGAGACCGCTACATAAGCTAACAGGCTTCAACGCCTTCTGGTATTCCCATCACCTCTTCGTCATCGTCTATGTGCTCCTCATTGTCCACGGCATCTACCTCTACCTTTCCAAGGAATGGTACAAGAAGACA ACATGGATGTATTTGGCCATTCCAGTAGCTCTCTACGGCTGTGAGCGGTTGATTAGGGCATTCAGATCGAGTATTAAACCTGTTACGATCCTAAAG GTTGCTGTCTATCCCGGCAATGTATTAGCACTGCACATGTCCAAACCTCAAGGATTCAAATACAAGAGTGGTCAGTACATGTTCATCAACTGCGCCGCGGTTTCGCCTTTTGAATG GCACCCTTTCTCCATTACTTCAGCTCCTAGAGATGATTATCTTAGTGTTCATATCCGCACGCTTGGGGATTGGACGCGCCAGCTCAAGACCGTCTTCTCTGAG GTTTGTCAGCCTCCAACTGCCGGGAAAAGCGGATTACTAAGAGCTGATATGCAAGGAGGAATCTGCCCCAA CTTCCCAAGGGTGTTGATCGACGCTCCATACGGCGCCCCTGCCCAAGACTACAAGAAATACGAGGTGGTCCTTCTGGTGGGGCTGGGCATCGGGGCCACCCCTTTCATCAGCATTGTCAAAGACATCGTAAATAACATGAAAGCGAgggacgaagaagaagaagaagaagagctggAGAAAGGAAGGAGACCAACGACTCCAAGTAATAGAAGGAAAGGAGGAGGGTTTAAGACAAGGCAAGCATACTTCTACTGGGTGACTCGCGAGCAAGGATCTTTCGACTGGTTCAAAGGCATTATGAACGAGGTGGCTGAATCAGACCACAAGGGCGCGATCGAGCTCCACAACTACTGTACCAGCGTCTACGAAGAAGGCGACGCACGCTCTGCGTTAATCGCGATGCTGCAGTCGCTCAACCACGCCAAGAACGGGGTCGACGTCGTGTCGGGCACGCGTGTGAAGTCGCACTTCGCAAAGCCCAACTGGCGCAACGTCTACAAGCGTATCGCGCTCAACCACCGCGACCAGCGAGTCG GCGTCTTTTACTGTGGGGCAGCTGGTCTCACCGAGGAGCTTCGCCAGCTTGCATTGGATTTCTCTCATAAGACCTCCACCAAATTCGattttcataaagaaaatttctaG
- the LOC131241363 gene encoding pentatricopeptide repeat-containing protein At1g08070, chloroplastic-like — translation MAHLHQTQVQVIINGLDQSYGLVAKMITLSFSLSQAVTYASAIFARVHAPNVFLYNTMIKAYSKSSTPLAAVRCYRLFCVGLRPDHYTFPPLLEACKEASDLDVGLQIHSHIIRTGLESNVFTQTQLLRFLAECGSVAHARRVFDEMGCRDGVAWTTMIASYASECGDINEAFRLFQEMPFQRDGFCWNVIIAGFIRWDNIVAARKLFDEFPQKDVVSWTEMISAYAQKGHYREALHLFDQMRVLGCKPNHLTLVSLLSSCAHLGSIRVGMSIHQFIEKNGIFIDVYIGTTLIDMYSKCGDIENSLKIFNLMPRKDVYTWNTMIEGLASHGQGRHALDLFMRMEMEGLEPNGVTFVGVLTACSHVGLVKVGRAYFHLMINEYGITPRIEHYGCLVDLLGRAGLVDEAEEVVNRMPIQPNAVVWGALLAACKVGGNVELGERALKHLLELEPENGGNYTLLSNIYAAASRWDDVDRMRKMMRNPTVEKIRGFSCIEVGGLVYEFSQGDDTQSKCVYELLEEIAMRLKDMGHVPQTGEVLHDIDEEEKENALSWHSEKLAIAFGLIHTCPGSSLMIMKNLRMCRDCHSTTKLVSRIFSRKITVRDRVRFHHFTDGECSCYDFW, via the coding sequence ATGGCCCACCTGCATCAGACCCAGGTGCAGGTCATTATCAATGGACTCGATCAGAGCTACGGTCTTGTAGCCAAAATGATCACACTGAGTTTCTCCCTCTCACAAGCTGTAACATATGCATCAGCGATCTTTGCTCGAGTTCATGCACCCAATGTTTTTCTGTATAACACCATGATAAAAGCCTATTCAAAGAGCAGCACCCCTCTTGCGGCCGTGCGTTGCTACCGTCTCTTTTGTGTAGGACTCCGGCCTGATCACTACACCTTCCCTCCACTTCTTGAGGCCTGCAAGGAAGCTTCTGATCTTGATGTGGGCCTTCAAATTCACTCCCATATCATTAGGACCGGCTTAGAGTCGAACGTTTTCACGCAGACCCAATTGCTCCGTTTCCTAGCTGAATGCGGGTCTGTGGCCCATGCACGTCGTGTCTTTGATGAAATGGGCTGCAGAGATGGGGTGGCATGGACGACCATGATTGCCTCTTATGCCTCTGAATGTGGGGATATCAATGAAGCGTTTAGGCTCTTCCAAGAAATGCCTTTCCAACGAGATGGATTTTGTTGGAATGTGATAATCGCCGGCTTTATTAGGTGGGACAACATTGTTGCAGCTAGAAAACTGTTTGATGAATTTCCCCAGAAAGATGTGGTCTCTTGGACAGAGATGATCAGTGCATATGCTCAGAAGGGCCACTATAGAGAGGCCCTGCATCTCTTTGATCAGATGCGAGTGTTGGGTTGTAAGCCTAACCATCTTACTTTGGTGAGTCTGCTATCTTCATGTGCCCATTTAGGTTCCATTAGAGTAGGCATGAGCATACACCAATTCATAGAAAAGAATGGTATTttcattgatgtatatattggcACAACTCTTATCGATATGTATTCAAAGTGTGGCGACATTGAGAACTCTCTGAAAATATTCAATCTCATGCCTCGAAAGGACGTGTACACTTGGAATACCATGATTGAGGGCCTTGCGAGTCATGGGCAGGGAAGGCATGCTTTGGACTTGTTCATGAGAATGGAAATGGAAGGGCTTGAACCCAATGGAGTGACATTTGTAGGTGTTTTAACTGCTTGTAGCCATGTGGGTCTTGTGAAAGTGGGTCGTGCGTACTTTCATCTCATGATTAATGAGTATGGAATCACCCCTAGGATTGAACACTACGGATGTTTGGTTGATCTTCTTGGTCGGGCAGGATTGGTAGACGAAGCTGAAGAAGTAGTGAATAGGATGCCTATCCAACCTAATGCTGTTGTTTGGGGAGCTTTGCTTGCTGCTTGTAAGGTTGGAGGGAATGTTGAACTTGGAGAGAGAGCTTTGAAACATCTCTTGGAGTTGGAACCTGAAAATGGTGGAAATTACACACTTCTGTCAAACATCTATGCGGCCGCAAGCCGGTGGGACGATGTTGACaggatgaggaagatgatgagaaatcctACAGTTGAAAAGATTCGTGGGTTTAGTTGTATTGAAGTAGGTGGTTTGGTATATGAATTCAGTCAAGGGGACGATACACAATCCAAGTGTGTATATGAGCTGTTGGAAGAAATAGCAATGAGGCTGAAGGACATGGGTCATGTACCCCAAACAGGGGAAGTTTTGCATGAcatagatgaagaagaaaaggagaatgcACTTTCATGGCATAGTGAGAAGCTGGCGATCGCTTTTGGGCTCATCCACACATGCCCCGGTAGCTCACTCATGATCATGAAGAACCTCCGCATGTGTCGGGATTGCCACTCCACAACAAAGCTTGTTTCAAGGATCTTCAGTAGGAAGATTACTGTTAGGGACCGCGTCCGTTTCCATCATTTCACAGATGGGGAGTGTTCATGCTATGATTTCTGGTGA
- the LOC131239236 gene encoding inositol polyphosphate multikinase beta-like, with the protein MFKVPDHQVAGHQARDGNLGPLVDGLGHFFKPLQSNDRGSNEVAFYNSFSSNPRLPDHIRHFFPIFYGTQLLEASDGSGLRSHLVMEDLISNLLHPSVIDFKIGSRTWYGAASEDYIQKCLKKDRESTTLPLGFRISGLQIYESKELGYWKPDKERVKGFTLEDVRLVLRKFVSSNPSSNSEPDCLYASTIYGGSSGILAQLLELKAWFEDQTIYHFYSSSVLMMYEKDAVEAGKSNAKVKLVDFAHVLEGEGVIDHNFLGGLCSLIKFVSEILMGSDADGIKGCEGTREEPT; encoded by the coding sequence ATGTTTAAGGTGCCAGATCATCAGGTTGCGGGCCACCAAGCCCGCGATGGCAACCTCGGCCCCCTTGTGGATGGCTTAGGCCACTTCTTCAAGCCTCTCCAAAGCAATGACCGTGGCTCCAATGAGGTTGCCTTCTACAATTCCTTTTCCTCTAATCCCAGACTCCCAGATCACATTAGGCACTTCTTCCCTATCTTCTATGGTACCCAGTTACTAGAAGCCTCTGATGGGTCTGGTCTGCGCTCCCACCTGGTCATGGAAGACCTCATCTCAAATCTCCTCCATCCGTCTGTGATCGACTTCAAGATCGGTTCCAGAACATGGTACGGTGCGGCATCTGAGGATTATATCCAGAAATGCCTTAAAAAGGATCGGGAAAGCACAACCCTGCCATTGGGTTTTAGGATTTCAGGCTTGCAGATCTATGAGAGTAAGGAATTGGGGTATTGGAAACCTGATAAGGAGCGAGTCAAGGGCTTTACATTGGAAGATGTTAGGTTGGTTCTAAGGAAGTTTGTTTCTTCGAACCCGTCTTCCAATTCCGAACCTGATTGTTTGTATGCATCGACCATCTACGGTGGGTCCAGTGGGATTCTGGCACAGTTGTTGGAGCTGAAAGCATGGTTTGAGGATCAAACCATCTACCATTTCTATTCTTCTTCAGTTCTGATGATGTATGAGAAGGACGCAGTGGAGGCAGGAAAGTCCAATGCGAAAGTAAAGCTTGTGGATTTCGCTCATGTGTTGGAAGGCGAAGGTGTTATTGATCATAACTTCTTGGGGGGGCTCTGTTCTTTGATAAAGTTTGTGTCAGAAATTCTGATGGGCTCTGATGCGGATGGTATCAAAGGTTGTGAAGGGACCCGAGAAGAACCAACCTAG